Proteins from one Leptonema illini DSM 21528 genomic window:
- a CDS encoding PLP-dependent aminotransferase family protein translates to MRSELLYRSIADRLKLQIDQGVLRPGDRMPSLRSLQHREQCSLSTVLEAYHLLEQDGWIEARPQSGHFVLARSSPTVRLVSEVSIDGRISQILKDLGDPRMISFGAAVPSDSFLPLAQISRSLARQNRAEDSHRYEDPRGNPALRRFLAVLHSSRKRVYDEDDVVITNGCSEALFVSLMTLAQRNSDTVLVESPAYFGIYQIIELFGLRAIEIHSSPSTGVSPEDFARAVQMHRPRAAILIPNFSNPTGALMPANAKRDIAAIARAEGVAIIEDDIYGDIFYEGDERPPALLAGGDASGVLCGSVSKIISPGLRIGWAISKEFGGRIGATKRILNLSTNRLAQAATLDFMRRRSYEIHLKRLRTTLAGLSARYRQELVKAFPHAEISRPGGGYAIWVKTESDTQQLSALSREHSISIAPGFLFDASGEHRRCFRMNCGLEWTPRTRTAVETLGRLYREMDP, encoded by the coding sequence ATGAGATCGGAGCTTCTCTACCGCAGCATCGCCGACCGGCTCAAGCTGCAGATCGATCAGGGCGTTTTACGCCCCGGAGATCGCATGCCCTCTCTGCGCTCGCTGCAGCATAGAGAGCAGTGCAGCCTGAGCACGGTGCTTGAGGCCTATCACCTTCTCGAACAGGACGGCTGGATCGAGGCGCGACCGCAGTCGGGACATTTTGTTCTGGCAAGGTCCAGTCCGACGGTGCGGCTTGTGAGCGAGGTGTCGATCGACGGACGCATCTCTCAGATACTGAAGGATCTTGGCGATCCGCGCATGATCAGCTTCGGAGCGGCCGTACCCTCCGACAGCTTTCTGCCTCTTGCGCAGATCTCGCGTTCTCTTGCACGGCAGAATCGGGCGGAGGATTCTCACCGGTACGAAGATCCGCGGGGCAATCCCGCTCTGCGGCGCTTCCTGGCCGTGCTGCACTCAAGTCGCAAGCGCGTCTACGACGAAGACGACGTCGTCATCACAAACGGATGCAGCGAGGCGCTCTTTGTATCGCTGATGACGCTTGCGCAGAGGAACTCCGACACGGTGCTTGTGGAGAGCCCGGCCTACTTTGGCATCTATCAGATCATCGAGCTGTTTGGCCTGCGCGCCATCGAGATCCATTCGTCGCCTTCGACCGGCGTTTCGCCCGAGGACTTTGCCCGTGCCGTGCAGATGCATCGGCCAAGGGCGGCTATCCTGATTCCGAACTTCAGCAATCCGACGGGAGCGCTTATGCCTGCTAACGCGAAGCGTGATATTGCCGCCATCGCTCGCGCCGAGGGCGTTGCCATCATTGAAGACGATATCTACGGCGACATCTTCTATGAGGGAGATGAGCGTCCGCCGGCTCTGCTTGCCGGCGGAGATGCCTCGGGTGTGCTCTGCGGCTCCGTATCAAAGATCATCTCGCCGGGTCTGCGCATCGGCTGGGCGATCTCGAAGGAATTCGGAGGCCGTATCGGAGCGACAAAACGCATCCTGAACCTGAGCACCAATCGTCTTGCCCAGGCGGCCACGCTCGACTTTATGCGGCGTCGCAGCTATGAGATCCACTTAAAGAGGCTACGCACCACGCTTGCCGGACTTTCGGCCCGTTACAGACAGGAGCTTGTGAAGGCCTTCCCGCATGCAGAGATCTCACGCCCTGGCGGCGGTTATGCGATCTGGGTGAAGACGGAGAGCGATACGCAACAGCTCTCGGCCCTGTCGCGGGAGCATTCGATCAGCATCGCCCCGGGTTTTCTTTTTGACGCGTCGGGCGAGCACCGGCGATGCTTCCGGATGAACTGCGGCCTTGAATGGACGCCGCGCACACGAACGGCAGTGGAAACGCTTGGACGACTTTACAGAGAAATGGACCCCTGA
- a CDS encoding PhzF family phenazine biosynthesis protein, whose product MSPSKLPIYQIDAFAAKRFAGNPAAVVPLDVWPADDVMQRIAAENNLAETAFFVREGDGYRIRWFTPTVEVDLCGHATLASAYVLWDLLGSTEQELLFQSKGGPLPVIRKDDLLVLDFPARPARPVTDDNEIEQLATALGQRPVELLKANNYMAVYNSGDELRRLQPDFAHLKKLDAFGIIATAPGDQQNDYLCRYFAPGAGVDEDPATGSAQCTLIPYWSRRLGRRSMKASQISDRVGSFTVEEAGDRVMIGGRCHLFLEGSIHV is encoded by the coding sequence ATGTCACCGAGCAAGCTGCCTATCTATCAGATCGATGCCTTCGCCGCAAAGCGTTTTGCCGGCAATCCGGCCGCCGTCGTGCCTTTAGACGTATGGCCGGCCGACGATGTGATGCAGCGCATTGCCGCCGAGAATAACCTCGCAGAAACGGCCTTTTTTGTGCGTGAAGGCGACGGGTATCGCATCCGCTGGTTCACGCCCACCGTCGAGGTCGATCTCTGCGGTCATGCAACGCTTGCCTCGGCATACGTACTCTGGGATCTGCTCGGCTCAACCGAACAGGAGCTGCTCTTTCAATCAAAGGGCGGCCCCCTTCCCGTAATTAGAAAGGACGATCTGCTTGTGCTCGATTTTCCGGCCCGGCCGGCCAGGCCCGTTACAGACGATAACGAAATCGAGCAGCTTGCGACCGCTCTCGGCCAGAGACCGGTCGAGCTGCTTAAAGCCAACAACTACATGGCCGTCTATAATAGCGGCGACGAGCTGCGCCGATTGCAGCCCGACTTCGCTCATTTAAAAAAGTTAGACGCCTTCGGCATCATCGCCACAGCGCCCGGCGATCAGCAAAACGATTATCTTTGTCGTTACTTCGCTCCCGGGGCAGGCGTGGACGAAGATCCGGCGACGGGATCGGCGCAGTGTACTCTGATTCCCTACTGGAGCAGGCGGCTCGGTCGCCGATCCATGAAGGCATCACAGATCTCAGATCGAGTCGGCAGCTTTACCGTCGAAGAAGCCGGCGATCGCGTCATGATAGGAGGGCGGTGTCATCTTTTTCTTGAGGGTTCTATCCATGTCTGA
- the dcm gene encoding DNA (cytosine-5-)-methyltransferase, with amino-acid sequence MNELRFIDLFAGIGGIRLGFEKQGMRCVFSSEWDVHSQRTYEANFGERPAGDIHKIASDEIPDFDILCAGFPCQPFSIAGVSKKNALGRKHGFEDETQGTLFFEIARILRDRKPSAFLLENVKNLRSHDGGRTLAVIVRTLEELGYHLEYRVISAAPVLPQKRERIYLVGFRNASAAAQFSFPEPNELPLPARLKERARDLGSRPVLPLYPGIGWILDDKVEEKYTLTDRLWDYLQRYKEKHAAKGNGFGFGLTGPDEQARTLSARYYKDGSEILIPQRKSKGNPHANPRRLTPRECARLMGFPDDFKITVSDTQAYRQFGNSVAVPVVTAIAARIGRALLASRPNRRTG; translated from the coding sequence ATGAACGAATTGCGGTTCATCGATCTTTTCGCGGGTATTGGCGGCATCCGACTTGGCTTTGAGAAGCAGGGCATGCGCTGCGTCTTTTCGTCGGAGTGGGATGTGCATTCGCAGCGCACCTATGAGGCGAATTTTGGCGAGCGTCCGGCCGGTGATATTCATAAGATCGCTTCAGATGAGATTCCCGATTTTGACATCCTCTGCGCCGGTTTTCCCTGTCAGCCGTTCAGCATCGCCGGCGTCTCGAAGAAAAACGCCCTCGGGCGTAAACACGGCTTCGAAGATGAAACGCAGGGTACTCTGTTCTTTGAGATCGCTCGTATCTTAAGAGATCGCAAGCCGTCGGCCTTCTTGCTCGAAAACGTGAAGAACCTGCGTTCGCATGATGGCGGGCGCACGCTTGCCGTCATCGTTCGCACGCTTGAAGAGCTCGGGTATCATCTTGAATACAGGGTGATCAGCGCCGCCCCCGTTCTTCCACAGAAGCGCGAGCGCATCTACCTTGTCGGATTCCGTAACGCATCGGCGGCCGCCCAGTTCAGCTTTCCCGAGCCTAACGAGCTTCCTCTGCCTGCACGGCTGAAAGAGCGGGCGCGCGATCTCGGATCAAGACCTGTTCTTCCTCTCTATCCGGGTATCGGCTGGATTCTCGACGATAAAGTCGAAGAAAAATATACGTTAACCGATCGCCTGTGGGATTATCTGCAACGGTATAAAGAGAAGCATGCGGCGAAAGGCAACGGCTTCGGATTCGGATTAACAGGGCCCGACGAGCAGGCTCGCACGCTGTCCGCTCGCTATTATAAAGACGGATCTGAGATCCTGATACCGCAGCGCAAATCGAAGGGCAATCCGCATGCGAATCCGCGCCGGCTCACTCCGCGGGAATGCGCTCGCCTGATGGGATTCCCCGACGATTTCAAGATCACCGTTTCAGATACGCAGGCCTATCGACAGTTCGGGAATTCCGTCGCCGTGCCCGTTGTGACGGCCATTG